In a genomic window of Flavobacterium sp. KACC 22761:
- a CDS encoding polysaccharide biosynthesis protein — MKKKIFLLKNKLGIDGAIAFTVLSRIIQAGGGVITLLFVAKFLSKVEQGYYYTFGSILAIQIFFELGLSNIITQFVAYEVANLKWEDKVSFSGPIEASSRLSSLLRFTIRWFAVIAILLFIGLLITGYCFFYKFGKNDTVVEWQIPWVILSVTTSLSLMISPILAFLEGLGKIKEVAKIRLIQQVVQLLLILSLFFIGFKLFSSPLAAIIAFLLVPIWILFSEKKKMLVFIWNKIDVYKVNYRLEIFPFQWKIALSWISGYFIFQLFNPVLFATEGPIVAGQMGMTLAVLNSILMFTLSWVSTKVPIFSSLISKMNYKELDSLFNKTLIQSSFLNFVALTFFFMIIFIFRHFDIKIQGENIADRFLPFFPMLFMTIPIFLNHVINAWATYLRCHKKEPMLILSIVIGILCSISTIVLGKKFGSFGMTLGYMILTILSFIWTYLIFKNKKTAWHAVIKEI; from the coding sequence TTGAAAAAAAAGATTTTTTTGTTGAAGAACAAATTGGGTATTGATGGTGCTATTGCATTTACAGTTTTGTCAAGAATTATTCAAGCGGGAGGAGGAGTTATTACTTTGCTTTTTGTAGCTAAATTTTTATCAAAAGTTGAACAAGGCTATTATTATACTTTCGGGAGTATATTGGCAATTCAGATTTTTTTTGAATTAGGTCTTTCTAATATTATTACTCAGTTTGTGGCCTATGAAGTTGCTAATTTAAAGTGGGAAGATAAAGTTAGTTTTTCTGGACCAATTGAAGCTAGTTCCAGACTCTCTTCATTGTTACGATTTACTATAAGATGGTTTGCTGTTATTGCTATTTTGCTATTTATTGGCTTGTTAATAACGGGTTATTGCTTTTTTTATAAATTTGGTAAAAATGATACTGTTGTCGAATGGCAAATTCCTTGGGTGATTTTATCTGTTACAACTTCACTTTCTTTAATGATTTCTCCAATTCTAGCTTTTTTGGAAGGATTAGGAAAAATTAAGGAAGTGGCCAAAATTCGTTTAATACAGCAGGTAGTTCAGCTGCTTTTAATTCTTAGTTTGTTTTTTATTGGCTTTAAATTATTTTCAAGCCCTCTAGCGGCAATAATTGCATTTTTGTTAGTTCCTATTTGGATTCTATTTAGTGAAAAGAAAAAGATGCTAGTTTTTATATGGAATAAAATAGATGTTTATAAGGTGAACTATCGACTTGAAATCTTTCCTTTTCAATGGAAAATTGCTTTAAGCTGGATTAGTGGGTATTTTATTTTTCAATTATTCAATCCTGTTCTTTTTGCCACAGAAGGTCCAATAGTAGCAGGTCAAATGGGAATGACGTTGGCAGTTTTGAATTCCATTTTGATGTTTACTTTAAGTTGGGTAAGTACGAAGGTTCCAATTTTTTCGAGCCTAATTTCTAAAATGAATTATAAAGAACTGGATTCTTTATTTAATAAGACACTTATTCAATCATCATTTTTAAATTTTGTTGCATTAACTTTCTTTTTTATGATAATCTTTATATTTCGTCATTTTGATATTAAAATACAAGGTGAAAATATCGCTGATCGTTTTCTGCCGTTTTTTCCGATGTTATTTATGACGATACCAATATTTTTGAATCATGTAATAAATGCTTGGGCAACTTACCTTCGTTGTCATAAAAAAGAACCCATGCTAATATTGAGTATAGTAATTGGGATTTTATGTTCTATATCTACGATTGTTTTAGGGAAAAAATTTGGTTCTTTTGGAATGACTCTTGGCTATATGATTCTTACAATTTTAAGTTTCATTTGGACTTACTTAATTTTTAAAAATAAAAAAACTGCATGGCATGCTGTTATTAAAGAAATCTAA